The sequence CGTAAAACTTAAACCAGTATTTGCTTTGATAGCGGCTTGCATGTTAGTAATTGCTTCCTGTCGTCGATTCTTAAATCTATATCCAATATGCTGTGCATCCCAAAGGCATGGAAaatctttataaatatttattatatctaTATTCTGTGTATCCGTTAGATCAGTAAATGGTAGCGCCGGTTTCTCATTATCAAGAACTTTGGCtccctaaataaataaaatataataggcATATAATACGGGAAATATAATTAGTCATCTAAATATTTAccctttttctccggttattGTATTTGATTGCAGCGTGGAGGAATGATAACTGCTCATAATACCAAGGGcgctcatatttttttcttttggattCAGTTAACTTTTCATTCAGCATTTCACTGCGAAATTTACAGCGTATTTTCCGTATATGTCCAATTGTGGTTTTCCAATTCAAATTTGTGTTACAAACTTTGTTCACATTGGTAGTAATTTCTTTATAAGCTTCTTCGCGCTGTTTCCGATTCCTCGCTTGTGGATCTTCAAGATCCCATAACAATCGATGGCTCTCATATTCTGCAATGAGTGCTAACGTGAAGGCTTTATCGCACACCTCGTCCACATCACCACAATTGTCAACCTGTTCAAAAAACATGTACATTTctttaaaggaaaataattaaaaccagGGGAATGTGAATTCATTCATGTTTTCCACTGCTAAATAACATTACAAGATATGTATTTGTGGGTGTAATGTAAAAGACATTAACAAATCTGAGAAGGAAGGAAATTTATGCTTCTAGCGTAAACAACATTAATCATTGTACTACTACTCACAAATTCCACATCTTTTTCGCTTCCTTCATTATCAGAGCTTGTGTAAGTTTGTAATTCAACTTGTTCTTCACTTTCTTCCCTGATATCACCAACTGTGGTATTTGTTTCCAAAGGATCTCCGATTTCCTTGATATTAAAGAAATTTCATagttgaatatacatatgtgtgtatggataGAAATTAGCTATTATCTAGAAACTAGAAACTTCGACTTGGAACTCTTCatgtcttaattttttaatatatcctTTGTAAAATAGTTAGTGACTAACATTTGATTGATGAAAAGAGTTACCCTTTTTAAGTAAATGTTTATGTTTGCTGTTTATGTGCGACACAAATGTGTTCAattgcaaatatatattttcgcaGAATCCgcatatcaaataaaaatcatcaTTTGGTGCCGGTGATGTTTTAATTTCTccacatttttgaaaagttaattttgttattgcatCTATTTCTactttcattttaaattaaaatttatttgaatcagAAAAGCGATAATTGGACCAAAACAATTGCAGCACCAGAAACTTAACTCAATAAACTTTGCAATTTGTAAATGTAAAAACTAATGCCGGCATCCCAATTAGAACTTCGGTACCAATCGTTCGGCGAGCTGAAATGTTAGCTTATTCGTCAGCTGTTAAATATCGTATGGATAATATCGTTAGTGGGTGTTATTTTATGATTCATCGACGGTTTTTATGATACATCGACGGTTCTAgtgccattttttttaagttttttcaacactgttggcatatattttttaagacatGCCTCCCAAACCTGAAGCGAGTCATTGCTTCTTTAATAGAAGGTATCTActgcacaaaaattataatgtgAATTTGTTATAGGAACAAAacgttttatttcttatttatttaaatttattattttacagttATTATTCTATGTGAAAAAAGGGATGAATATTCAGCAAGGATGATTTAATTATAAAGGACCGGCGGCCAGCATCAATCCGATGCACTAATTTTTTACAGCTGTTGATGCTGCACAACGCTCCTGGGAgccgaataaaatttaaaatttaggtTAGGAAATTTTTAACGACAGAACAACAAAATCGCAAAATTCGGCGACTGCCATTTTAGCATTTCAGCCAAAGCGAAATGCAGAATCCTGCTCCTGATCTCAAACACATAGCATATTCAGTACTCAACaataaaagtgaataaaaaaacacaataattattattattgaatacCAAATTTTAGATACTTTTTctaagttaattttttcaaatgttcaAGTTTTTTCGTTCAATTTACTCATACgtataatttgtaaaaaatcactttaattaatattatggtagaataaattaaaaaaaattacttgtgcTTGAAAATAAAATGGTGTGCACGCTGATGGTAACATTCAGTTTGTACCGAAAATTACGTAAATATTAAACCTCTGGCAACACTTGAAGTTGTCATATTGATTAGAATTTCGaatttgtacaaaataaaatcagGCAAAACcgagaaatttctaaaaattgttaGTTAAAAATCATTCTGATATAAAACgtaatatatacgtatataaattaaattttatataaaaataatatacgtatataaattaaattttcgttttttttttagagtgCTTTGTTAAAAAGCTAATTATAGCGGATTGCAGAAATAATTTCCTCACATTGCAAAGGAATTTCATCAGATCAAAATGTTACTACGCTTTGCGTTGTGTACCGCACCAGTGCGTTTTAGCTTAAAAGGAGCATCCTCAGCGCATGCTATAAGATGTGGTTCATTAGGGTCTAGTCTCCAGAACTCTTTAAAATcgtataatttaaatatatcacGAAATTATGCTCGTGGTCCTACACGATCCACTAACACTCGTAGCGAGGTGGGTAGGGGCCCTACTCtaaaggaaaaacttatgggACCCCCTTCTGAAAACggtaaataattgtttataaaagaaGTCAGATAAAAGATATGATCATAAAATTGTGGGCTTAACGATCTTATTGGTTTTTAGCATATTCCATTGGTAAAGGTGCAGCAGCTGGAGCATCGGCTATCGGTCTTGGGGCCTTGTGTTTTTATGGCCTAGGTTTGAATAAAGATCCAAGTATTTACACCAATTCTATGTAAGTGAGaagtaaagttaaaaaataagccatttaaaatgtgtaattttAGGTTATGGCCAGAGTTTGTTCGAGAACGAGTTCATACTACGTATGGTTACTTCGGGGCATCTTGCGCTATAACTGCGGGTACCGCCATGGCAGTTTTTCGCTCACCTCGTTTGCTTTCGCTTGTAACCAGAAACGGTTGGAtggtatgtatatttatatttgtaatataaTCATTAAAATAAGCTCCTAAAACAATTCGGCACGATTCAGTCGATGCTAGGCACATTTGCTCTTATGATTGGTTCCGGTGTTTTAACGCAATCCATCGAATATCAACCCGGTGTTGGGCCAAAACAAATGGCTTGGGCTTTACACTGTGCCGTGATGGGCGCTGTAATTGCACCAATGTGCTTCCTTGGTGGCCCAATTCTTACCAGGGCAGCTCTATATACCTCTGGTATTGTGGGAGGGCTTTCAACAGTAGCAGTATGTGCGCCTAGTGATAAATTCCTTTACATGGGTGGTCCTTTGGCCTTAGGTCTTGGATTGGTGTTTGCTTCATCGTTGGCTTCTATGTGGCTGCCTCCAACTACAGCTTTGGGCGCAGGTATGTTTCTCCAGAAGTTCTTAAGcacaaaatatatgttttaattGTTCCAGGCTTGGCATCAATGTCTCTTTATGGTGGTCTGATTCTGTTTGGAGGCTTTTTGCTTTATGATACGCAACGTATTGTGCGTTACGCGGAGCATCACCCACAAATATTCGCAAAACCCTATGATCCTATCAACGCGTAagtatattttaattgaaataaatataaaaattgcttATCTGTATATTTTATAGATGTCTTTCGATCTACATGGACACGTTAAATATATTCATTCGAATTGCAACGATATTGGCGGGTGGTGGTGGAAATCGCCGCcgctaaattataattaatttataccTGATGTGATATGCTTGATAGTACACAATTTGAGATGGATGatttattaattaaagaaaaaatgtatttaattgaccCTTTTTAACTTAAGAAACTTTCGGCTAAAATTGAATTTCAAATGCAATAAACATGCAATTAGAAAGCTGCtaagcaatttttattatttccatccGTTATCAGATGcagatatataaataaatatttatgtttggaTATTTTCAACAGTACATACTGCTCTTAGAAATGCTTCAAATTTATTAGcttattagttttaaattttggaaGTAAAAGctcatttgtttgaaaaattaaatttaagagtttgtttctgttgttgttgttgtagcataagcattcctcatgcatgtacggggaatgctgatGGAGTGACAgtacttggccggatataaatccgggtcgttctggtAATAGAACTGACTGTCATGGGAACGAGAGTTGGTTCTAATTGCTTCCGCTCCAGCGCCTTAGTAGCGAAATGACGGCGTTGTATCGGCCGTTGGGCCTCAATTCTTGCGTCAGCAAAATCTTTTGCGGATATAGGCAATGCACATCAATAAGGGCGTTTCCACGACAGAACCGACTGCCTAcgctaccgaaacgacccggatttatatccggtcaaggactgtcactccagcagcattcccgtatgtatgctgctacaacaacaacatcatcaaTAAGGAAGCAGCCGGGCGAATCTATATCAGGTAACAAGATTGCGTTGTGTACAGAATGCAGCGGCTTCCCGAAAACAGTtgcttttttagcaattttgatAACCGATGTCATCAGTGccgcgaaaaaaaaacaacaagggGAAAGAAGTTACTTGTTTATGAATATTCAGTGAAAGATTTGGTGAATATTGAAATTTGGACCAGTGTATTCTATACTGTGACACCTCACcggagaaaaaattgaaaaggtgGCGTTGTCTGCTCCTTTCTTCTGATATTAGGGGTATACAACATTTCTTgtgcaaataaataatagttcCGTTCGATAACacacaaatttgtaataattattCCCTATTTTTGCAAGTAGGCGTTCGATAACGACAAAAGATTGTCCATTACATAAAATTTGAGAGAGCAAAGTGACAGTTGGATACTGGGGAGAAGTATACTTTGTTTACAGAAACTTTAACCAGCAAAAATTAAACCACAAAACGtgactgaatttttttaaacatacaaattaattttttgtgaaatctgGTCTTTTATGCACCTTTGCCCTTGCGTCGCTGTGAAATTTGCAGTTTATAGTAAGATCTGATAAAAAAGATAATTTGACAACAACAAAGAACgagtatttacaaaaaaaaaaaaatttttaactaactTAGTTGATATGTCCTCTACGGGCTTTTTGTAAGACATGGAAAATTTTCCgttcgttgatttttttttggatagaATTTTCGCTTCTTGAGTTGGAATTATGGCTGGTGATGGATAATTTCGTTACCTAACACAACTAATATGCATCGATTTGCCGGTAATAAAATGCATTGCACCTGATATGCATAAGTATacgtttatatatacatatatattgtacataaaagaaagaataataaaaacttttttataaaaataatatagctttttttctttttcttgtggtATTAAGcccattttaaaattagttgAATAGAAGGTAAAAATAcctttaatttcaaatataaataaataaatttaaactaaaatatcttacaaaaaaaatttttttatataaggaCAGGGGCTTACTGCTCAGTTCAGTTGCGTATTTTCTTACAACAAATTCAGTAgcaaatttgaatgaaattaataagtttTATATTACGGGAGGTATGTAGTTATATATATtaacagttaaaattttcaaaaaatcgatttttttccctaatgtacaatatatgtatttaagaatacacacagaaaaatgAATATCGTCCcgatgaatattttcgaaattacacgcatttttgaaaaggcgtttcagagtgttTGAAAGTGTCGGTGACCAACATAACTCGAAAACGGTTAAACCGGTtagtctcaaactttaattcgagcttcttaaatatatttttttagtttaattactAAGAAGAAGAGTTTTTCTCACCGATAGAAGGAGAATAATTTTTCCCTCAAGggtttttctcaccgataaatatgtttttttataaacaatttaaggccgaaattttggtcaaaaatcaaattttttgttttcggaaACCGCAATTTTGTCAAAGaaatgtattttgcttattccttcgattaattattagatttaacattattttaacgaaatctgtttggtgttttagtttcagatgatccagttcagagacatagtgatcaccgcaaaacgtattttttgacaggagctcccggagatcagccgtacttcctttccaaataaatatttttactaatacgaagtcttaaaatacaggtAAAAGATAACCATATTATGCCcaaatttttagatgaataaatttaaaagttttctcagaaaaaattctggaaaagtcGCTTTTTTTGGCCTTCTAACTGTGTATAGCCCCTTAATTACCTATGGAATGTTACTAAATACGTTACAACCGGCTGGGTACATATATGTAGTTTTTCGCCACTATGATTCCAAGGCTGGCGCtctagcaaataataataataatcagaaAAGGTTGGACGGACCAcgcctattttttaattttttcgtgttCAGGAGTCGTTATTTTTTACAGGTCAGTTCACACAAGAAGTGAATaccattatttattattattattaattgttcgacttttacattttattacatttcatttttaatcattaacattagaacgtacgacagtgacactaggtcgtttgtcggaagaaaaaagaaaaaaaaaaaatcttacattttacatatgttactatggtactatatattgaattcgcttaaaattaattttctatattctatagcaccagtgatgaacttaaataaattattatatccagaagggccaacaccatttaaaatgtctatgatttcatctcggtttaaactaaattttccaaaaaatctttgacgaattcttttaagtatcgggcattttcctaaaaaatgtgtgatgtcttctaattcatttaagtaagtgcaatttaaatccctttggcttcccaagtatattaaatcacatctggctttcataatccacataattttatagattctagtattatcgtttaaatagcttctggcgttgttatggtctaattccttatataatcgggtgctttggtgtgccctttcccataaagttcgaatattcgaatcatgaagattttctattattgaaattatatttctattccactctcttttatttgaagtgccccagttacatgttatatttaacttttgtgctagattactaatttcttcaacccaaaatatctgtttttctaaaatcttttttgatagtatatgaggcaatctattatcatcatattcaaataacgttttgaatatatattttaagtgaagctgcagtgtatacaaatgaaaacttggaacatttgtctccaagagaatgcaataagatggcgtattactcgggagatgaagtaccctttttaaaaaataaagttgaattttgtctacttcttcaaaCAGCGAGTTTCCCCATACCTGAGCAGCATAACTGTGAATACCATTATTTCTATCTGGTTATTTGCTCTACCTTCATTCCCTTTGACTTATTGTGAATATTAGAAAACGGCTCAACAGAAAAGACGACCGGCTAAAAGTGGGCAGTTAAATaaagtattgaaaatattgctagTAGAAAGCATATTTAGCGAACTTTcgcaaatatttgcaataagCGAAAATACACTTAAGGATTCAATTTGTTTGAGGTAATTCCTGTTCcgttaagtaaattaaaaataaagtttgacaAGAAGAAACGTacaaattatgtatatatgtacataagtaatcTGGGTGTAGCATCTGtctgcaaaacttattgatcgattttaaaaatactcattcttttaacaaattttaggcaaaaatggAGAAACGATATTTGGAAAACCCATTTCCTGACTTCGTCAGTGTAGAAAGTACCCCATTGGTGTTGGATGAAGAGCACGTTAAGAATCTTATTTGCACCTATGTTGATGCAATTATGGAAACTTGCCAACCAGGTAATGTGGATGAAGACCATCGCGGTGATTTATATGTTGGAAATGCCGGGATCGCCTTTATGTTCTGGAAGATGTCAAGATCTGAGAAGGCAAGAGAGCTGTATCCAGCACTTGAACATGCTGAGACTTTTATACGTAATGCGAAATGTAATGCAGATCGATACAAAAAACGTTCAGCAGAAAGGTATTCATTCTTGTGCGGAAATGCGGGAATTTTCGCTGTGTCCGCTGCTATATCGCATGATTTGAAACATATGGAAGAGTTGTCTAATGATTTAACAAACTTTAAAGCAGGTATACCTTCCAGCAAAGAATTTATGCATACCAAATACGGTTGCGATGAAGTTTTAGTGGGCCGAGCTGGCTTCCTTTCTGGGTGTTACTGGCTTAATGATGTCCtttgtgagaaaaaaattacagatgATGATATAATATCCATTTGTCAAATGATTATAAACAGCGGCAGAGAGTACGCCAAAAAGACCAAAGCCCCATTACCTCTAATGTATCAATACCATGGCACGGAGTATCTGGGAGCAGCACATGGCCTATGCGCTATTCTGCACATGTTGTTAGATAGTCCATGGTTTCGCACAGATCCCATATCTGCTCCTAGCGCAGAATTACGTGATATAAAACGGTCGATCGATTTTTTTCTAACTCTGCAAGACTCTGAAGGTAATTTCCCTGTGGCATTGGAAGATCTAAAAAGTGGTCGTGATAAACGTTTAGTGCATTGGTGTCATGGAGCGTCAGGTGCTGTATATTTGCTTGCTAAAGCGTATCTTATTTTTAAGGAGGATAAATATCTACAAGCATTGCGTCGTTCTGGGGACTTGGTGTGGAAAAAGGGTTTCTTACGCAAGGGTCCAGGCATCTGTCATGGTGTCTCTGGAAATGGTTACGTCTTTTTACTGTTATATCGCTTAACTAATGAACCTAAATACTATTATCGAGCTATCAAATATATGGAATTGTTGACTGACTCAGAATTCAAGCATCGCGCACGTACACCTGACCGGCCACATAGCTTATATGAAGGTGTAGCTGGGACAGTGTGCTTCTTAATAGATTTGCTTGAGCCGGACGAAGCCAGTTTTCCATTCATGGACGTTTTTCACTAAGCGTTTcactattgaaaattttgatggaaatgaATTTGTAATAGTATCTCAGATACTATATTGACCAAACACGCGCAACAGCCGTGTTTATTTGTAAAACATATCAGGGAATACTCAAGTGTCAGATATATTTTATCCACAAAATTATAACTTGTATTACCCTAAAGAGTTTTTGGGTTCGTTCAAACAAGTCTATTCTATGAACATCAAAATTGAGTACAATATCTTTTGCAAGTGGGTATTTGACCATTAAAAGCATACAATTGTAGGATAATCCACAATTTTTTCGGAATGGAATTACCttatactctataaataaaatatcatatgcatatatacttaaaaatacttaaattatttgtaaagaaataattgataaccaatatttttattatatttactgtcacggttaaatttaaaaataaaagcagttaatatttatgaataacgattttaattttgttttatttgtatggACAAAATAaagtctttgttgttgttgtagcagcataaacattccccatacttacatacggggaatgctgctggagtgacagtccttggccggatataaatccgggtcgtttcggtaacgtagatccgactgtcgtggaaactaTAAAGTCTTTGTCTTTTACTTTTATTGacattaataaagaaattagaTTTTGTCATGAGAATCTTTCTTTGTGAGTTTTAGATTAGACGTTCTTTGCTCATATCTACAcggaaaaaaatgaatttgttcTAAACTCATCTACCtaatttcatctgaaaacacTATTTCTAATGTGAATCAAATTGAAGGATGAATGTTTTTGGTGTTAAATATAAGATAATACAATTACTTGCAAGAAAGTGACATCAATTGATCCAAAAGAGAAGTGAACTGGAGGGCGAAGTTTGGTAAATATTAGTTCAGTTTTATAAGAAATTCAGCCATCAACCAAAATTAGGAACGTAAACGAAAATACACCCCCaaagataaaaaaacttaacaaactgAAATCACTTGCAAAAAACGGCAGAAGACATATCAACTGAGTTTGTCTACACATTTTTGTGTTGTCCGAAAAAACGTACAATAAGCGTTCTTGTAACTTTGCTCTCTCAATTTTGGATTGAAGGATAATTGTTGGGTGTTAACGAATGCCTACTTCCAAATATGCTTATTTCTTTGGCTGTTACGTTACGAAGGTTTGGCCAGCAGAAATCTGCTCGCTCACTTCACACGTACTCTTTCAATTAGTCGTTGCTCAGATGTCATCTATGGTTCAGGCtgcaacgaagtaacatgagtAATGACtctgttgattttttcgtatatcaccaacccaATCTCAGATTCTTTCGACCACTGTCGTAAAGAAATCGCTGTTATAATCCCTGTTATGTCAGCAAATCAATTAGTTCCTTCAGACCCGATTAATGCTGGCCAAACTATTGGATTCTGAGACATAGTGACAGTGTCATATCTTTCTTAAATCTCGCATGGTGAATTCATTACAGCGTAGTAAAATTTTAGTACTGAGGAAAATGCCGATAATGCTTTTTTCTATAGTTTTTATAATCGCTATAAAACCACtttgtttagaaaattttatgctgaaaagtaataaatattgcAACCCTGGTAGCTGATTCATATTGAAGTCTGAACTGTCAGTTGTACTAAAAGAGTTTTTAAATTCTGTGCTCTCTTTTCACACATTTACACGCACATAAGTTATACCTGCCAGTGAATTTGACAATCAAAAGCAGAGAAGTTCCGTAAAAAAGCGCTGCATTTGTTAACTTTCTGCTGCTTCGCTAGTATCGCACAGTTTTTTgtgatttggaaaatttttgagaataatAAACATACGGGAGGCAGttctttttgtgaaaattaataaattttttctaattatcgCCACAAATCAAGTTCGTATAGTGTCTCCCGCTTTAATCAGTACAGTGAATGGCCGCGAACGTGAGTTACGCCGAATAAATTGAATGCCTATCTGTGGAAAAACTAGTGCTGGTGGGACATTTTCTCGAATTTCCACATTTGtgtcatatacatacaaatatatattttcaagaaaagtgCTGTGTCTACAGTCAAGTTTTCATACGTAGTATATTTTGAGAAGTTAAAAactaattattgaaaatctcGAGTAGGAAGAGTAAAGGACCTTTCTGTCTTGTGTCTATTTATTGATAAAGCGCAAGAAAagttgacaaaaaacaaaaaaaaaaaaaaatcaccaacAAACTACAATTAAAGGGGGTGTGTATGCTTCTTCCAATTGTAAATACACAAGAGTGGAGTGTACTATAAAACGTGCGTCAGTTCAGGTAAGGGTTGATAAACCAGCTAGTAGATTGAAAAGAAGtcgcgaaaaaataaaaaaaatcataacgtACTTTTATGCACAAATTTGGACATGCTCTGGTGTAATACCTAAAAGACTAACCGTATGTGCAACTTTGCAGGAGGTGGAAAAACTCACttcatttttaaatcgttttcctCCAAGAAAGTTGTATAACAAAAATCGATAAGTAATGATACGTTAAATTTATGTTTGTtaagctacatacatatgtaggtatgtttttggaaatacatacgtatatacataaaatgtttgtgcGTGAGTCTAGCCAAGAGCATTAATACAGTCATTCAGATCTCAAGGTAaacttaaaatacaaaaatattaacttatTAGATTTACTTAGGctataaaataagtgaaaagtgtTCTAAACGACTTGACAACAAGGTTGGATATTTTGTTAGTATTAAATAACGGCTGTTTTTATTAGGGTAATTATCTACTTTGTCGGCCGCCTTAGACGAATGgctttgtgcgtgactaccattcagaagtgcACAGGtgcgaatctctgtgaaacactaaaatgaaggaaaagttttttctaatagcggt comes from Anastrepha ludens isolate Willacy chromosome 3, idAnaLude1.1, whole genome shotgun sequence and encodes:
- the LOC128856469 gene encoding lanC-like protein 3 homolog is translated as MEKRYLENPFPDFVSVESTPLVLDEEHVKNLICTYVDAIMETCQPGNVDEDHRGDLYVGNAGIAFMFWKMSRSEKARELYPALEHAETFIRNAKCNADRYKKRSAERYSFLCGNAGIFAVSAAISHDLKHMEELSNDLTNFKAGIPSSKEFMHTKYGCDEVLVGRAGFLSGCYWLNDVLCEKKITDDDIISICQMIINSGREYAKKTKAPLPLMYQYHGTEYLGAAHGLCAILHMLLDSPWFRTDPISAPSAELRDIKRSIDFFLTLQDSEGNFPVALEDLKSGRDKRLVHWCHGASGAVYLLAKAYLIFKEDKYLQALRRSGDLVWKKGFLRKGPGICHGVSGNGYVFLLLYRLTNEPKYYYRAIKYMELLTDSEFKHRARTPDRPHSLYEGVAGTVCFLIDLLEPDEASFPFMDVFH
- the LOC128856468 gene encoding growth hormone-inducible transmembrane protein; its protein translation is MLLRFALCTAPVRFSLKGASSAHAIRCGSLGSSLQNSLKSYNLNISRNYARGPTRSTNTRSEVGRGPTLKEKLMGPPSENAYSIGKGAAAGASAIGLGALCFYGLGLNKDPSIYTNSMLWPEFVRERVHTTYGYFGASCAITAGTAMAVFRSPRLLSLVTRNGWMSMLGTFALMIGSGVLTQSIEYQPGVGPKQMAWALHCAVMGAVIAPMCFLGGPILTRAALYTSGIVGGLSTVAVCAPSDKFLYMGGPLALGLGLVFASSLASMWLPPTTALGAGLASMSLYGGLILFGGFLLYDTQRIVRYAEHHPQIFAKPYDPINACLSIYMDTLNIFIRIATILAGGGGNRRR